From a region of the Mobula hypostoma unplaced genomic scaffold, sMobHyp1.1 scaffold_115, whole genome shotgun sequence genome:
- the LOC134342250 gene encoding probable G-protein coupled receptor 139 — protein MFETIYRVRKIYYLVIAVIGVPVNLVAIVILSRGKCGLSTCTTRYLVAMATADLQTIIFEVLLWRVSYYYFSGSFLDITPVCSVISSLGVAATDCSVWFTVTFTFDRFVTICCQNLKAKYCTGKTAAVVLTTTGVLLSFKNVPNFFVHSPMKMIGNIPWDCIPKPGYYADHGWVGYRWLSTVLTPLLPFILILLLNVLAVRHILVTSRVRKGLRGQSKVENCSDPEMESRRRSVILLLTVSGSFIILWSVNVAEFLYNTIAGLDQNNYNDSEYIFQQLGYMLVILSCCTNTFIYGVTQSKFREQLISAVKYPLTSIIHLINKQTI, from the coding sequence TGAATTtagtggcgattgtgatcctgtccaGGGGAAAGTGCGGCCTTTCCACCTGcaccactcgctacctggtggccatggcaACGGCGGACCTACAAACTATCATCTTTGAGGTCCTACTGTGGCGTGTCAGTTATTATTACTTCTCCGGATCATTCCTGGACATCACCCCCGTGTGCAGTGTAATCTCTTCCCTGGGAGTAGCAGCCACAGActgttctgtctggttcaccgtcactttCACGTTTGATCGGTTTGTCACCATCTGTTGTCAGAATCTGAAAGCAAAGTATTGCACCGGGAAAACTGCGGCTGTGGTTCTGACAACAACCGGCGTTCTGCTCTCTTTTAAAAATGTGCCCAACTTCTTTGTGCATAGTCCTATGAAAATGATTGGTAATATACCCTGGGACTGTATTCCAAAGCCGGGTTACTATGCGGATCACGGGTGGGTGGGATATAGATGGCTTTCTACGGTTCTAACGCCGTTACTCCCATTCATATTAATACTACTGTTAAATGTTCTGGCAGTCAGACACATTTTAGTGACTAGTCGCGTCCGTAAGGGGCTGAGGGGTCAGAGCAAGGTGGAGAACTgcagtgacccggagatggagagcaggaggaggtctgtgaTCTTACTTCTCACCGTCTCCGGAAGCTTCATCATCCTGTGGTCGGTGAATGTTGCCGAGTTTCTTTATAACACCATTGCTGGATTGGATCAGAATAATTACAACGATTCTGAATACATATTTCAACAATTGggatacatgctggtgatattaagttGCTGCACAAACACGTTTATTTACGGGGTAACTCAGTCCAAGTTCAGAGAGCAGTTGATCAGCGCAGTGAAATATCCGCTCACGTCAATTATTCACTTAATTAACAAACAAACTATCTAA